A window of Strix aluco isolate bStrAlu1 chromosome 2, bStrAlu1.hap1, whole genome shotgun sequence contains these coding sequences:
- the NEK3 gene encoding serine/threonine-protein kinase Nek3 isoform X3: protein MEEYKVLRVLGEGSFGRALLVHHRISDQKYAMKEIRLPMSSSDVENSRKEAVLLAKMKHPNIVAYKESFEADGHLYIVMEYCDDGDLMQKIKHQRGKLFPEDTILHWFVQMCLGVKHIHDKRVLHRDIKSKNVFLTQNGKVKLGDFGSARLLAHPVSYACTYVGTPYYVPPEIWESMPYNNKSDIWSLGCILYELCTLRHPFQANSWKHLILKICKGSYNPLPSHYSYELHYLIKQMFKRNPKNRPSASTILARGCLTKLIKNCLPSEMTNEFEQVLKETTKHEGNAARPEGNVMAGGGSNNMKENRQSKDESKPSPLEKKNITKDLSESTKEQRKSDEEVETSDILPGITNLPHPHRRQWEKRISNTVVDVLENASLLSSSFTSEEAKTSKNIFRGPLSDETEASDEVDGEHEAVVIDSERLEPRSDEDDTYVQMTSSYFCFLWFLKVILPKRHSPEKKYFSQHLNPSLSYIMMLKFTGIDILQVLFAIFIVIDGVEIKQVACYEQICE from the exons ATGGAAGAATACAAAGTGTTGAGAGTACTGGGAGAGGGATCCTTTGGCAGAGCTCTCCTAGTTCATCATAGAATCAGTGACCAGAAATATGCAATGAAGGAGATAAGACTTCCCATG TCTTCATCTGATGTAGAGAACTCTAGGAAGGAAGCAGTTCTTTTGGCTAAAATGAAACATCCGAATATTGTTGCCTATAAAGAATCATTTGAAG CTGATGGACATCTGTATATAGTGATGGAATATTGTGATGATGGAGATCTGATGCAAAAGATTAAACACCAAAGAGGAAAGTTGTTTCCTGAAGATACG ATCCTTCACTGGTTTGTGCAGATGTGCCTGGGTGTGAAGCACATTCATGATAAACGTGTGTTGCACAGGGATATCAAATCCAAG AACGTTTTCCTCACTCAAAATGGAAAAGTCAAATTGGGAGATTTTGGATCTGCACGCCTTCTTGCACA TCCAGTGTCATATGCTTGCACGTATGTGGGAACTCCTTATTACGTACCTCCAGAAATATGGGAAAGCATGCCATACAACAACAAAAG TGATATATGGTCTCTGGGATGTATTCTATATGAGCTGTGCACTCTTAGACATCCA tttcaAGCCAATAGCTGGAAACATCTCATCCTTAAGATATGCAAAGGGTCCTACAATCCACTACCATCTCACTATTCCTATGAACTTCATTACTTAATAAAACAGATGTTTAAGAGAAATCCCAAGAATCGTCCATCAGCCAGTACTATTCTTGCAAGAGGTTGCTTAACCAAACTTATAAAAAATTGTTTGCCTTCTGAG ATGACAAATGAGTTTGAGCAGGTATTGAAGGAAACCACAAAACATGAAGGCAATGCAGCGAGACCAGAGG GTAATGTCATGGCTGGTGGAGGCTCaaataatatgaaagaaaatagg caaagtaaAGATGAAAGCAAGCCTAGCCccttagagaagaaaaatattactaaGGATTTGAGTGAAAGCACAAAGGAACAAAGGAAATCTGATGAAGAGG TAGAAACTTCTGACATCCTCCCAGGAATTACTAATTTGCCACATCCCCATAGGAGGCAATGGGAAAAGAGGATTTCCAATACAGTAGTGGATGTCCTGGAAAATGCATCCTTACTTTCTTCCAGTTTTACATCTGAAGAGGCTAAAA cttctaaaaatatatttagaggTCCACTTTCGGATGAAACGGAAGCATCTGATGAAGTAGATGGTGAACATGAAGCTGTTGTCATAGATTCTGAGAGACTTGAGCCTAGATCTGATGAAGATGACACGTATGTCCAAATGACGTCCtcgtatttttgttttctttggttccTCAAAGTGATTCTTCCAAAAAGacattctcctgaaaaaaaatatttttctcagcaTCTAAATCCATCCCTCTCTTACATAATGATGTTAAAATTTACTGGCATTGATATTTTACAGGTTTTATTTGCTATATTTATAGTTATTGATGGTGTTGAGATTAAACAGGTTGCTTGTTATGAGCAGATATGCGAATAA
- the NEK3 gene encoding serine/threonine-protein kinase Nek3 isoform X1 has translation MEEYKVLRVLGEGSFGRALLVHHRISDQKYAMKEIRLPMSSSDVENSRKEAVLLAKMKHPNIVAYKESFEADGHLYIVMEYCDDGDLMQKIKHQRGKLFPEDTILHWFVQMCLGVKHIHDKRVLHRDIKSKNVFLTQNGKVKLGDFGSARLLAHPVSYACTYVGTPYYVPPEIWESMPYNNKSDIWSLGCILYELCTLRHPFQANSWKHLILKICKGSYNPLPSHYSYELHYLIKQMFKRNPKNRPSASTILARGCLTKLIKNCLPSEMTNEFEQVLKETTKHEGNAARPEGNVMAGGGSNNMKENRQSKDESKPSPLEKKNITKDLSESTKEQRKSDEEVETSDILPGITNLPHPHRRQWEKRISNTVVDVLENASLLSSSFTSEEAKSGCVINYSENKPRKQWNKETPQTLMNILSNADVSLAFKTYTIYKPASKNIFRGPLSDETEASDEVDGEHEAVVIDSERLEPRSDEDDTYVQMTSSYFCFLWFLKVILPKRHSPEKKYFSQHLNPSLSYIMMLKFTGIDILQVLFAIFIVIDGVEIKQVACYEQICE, from the exons ATGGAAGAATACAAAGTGTTGAGAGTACTGGGAGAGGGATCCTTTGGCAGAGCTCTCCTAGTTCATCATAGAATCAGTGACCAGAAATATGCAATGAAGGAGATAAGACTTCCCATG TCTTCATCTGATGTAGAGAACTCTAGGAAGGAAGCAGTTCTTTTGGCTAAAATGAAACATCCGAATATTGTTGCCTATAAAGAATCATTTGAAG CTGATGGACATCTGTATATAGTGATGGAATATTGTGATGATGGAGATCTGATGCAAAAGATTAAACACCAAAGAGGAAAGTTGTTTCCTGAAGATACG ATCCTTCACTGGTTTGTGCAGATGTGCCTGGGTGTGAAGCACATTCATGATAAACGTGTGTTGCACAGGGATATCAAATCCAAG AACGTTTTCCTCACTCAAAATGGAAAAGTCAAATTGGGAGATTTTGGATCTGCACGCCTTCTTGCACA TCCAGTGTCATATGCTTGCACGTATGTGGGAACTCCTTATTACGTACCTCCAGAAATATGGGAAAGCATGCCATACAACAACAAAAG TGATATATGGTCTCTGGGATGTATTCTATATGAGCTGTGCACTCTTAGACATCCA tttcaAGCCAATAGCTGGAAACATCTCATCCTTAAGATATGCAAAGGGTCCTACAATCCACTACCATCTCACTATTCCTATGAACTTCATTACTTAATAAAACAGATGTTTAAGAGAAATCCCAAGAATCGTCCATCAGCCAGTACTATTCTTGCAAGAGGTTGCTTAACCAAACTTATAAAAAATTGTTTGCCTTCTGAG ATGACAAATGAGTTTGAGCAGGTATTGAAGGAAACCACAAAACATGAAGGCAATGCAGCGAGACCAGAGG GTAATGTCATGGCTGGTGGAGGCTCaaataatatgaaagaaaatagg caaagtaaAGATGAAAGCAAGCCTAGCCccttagagaagaaaaatattactaaGGATTTGAGTGAAAGCACAAAGGAACAAAGGAAATCTGATGAAGAGG TAGAAACTTCTGACATCCTCCCAGGAATTACTAATTTGCCACATCCCCATAGGAGGCAATGGGAAAAGAGGATTTCCAATACAGTAGTGGATGTCCTGGAAAATGCATCCTTACTTTCTTCCAGTTTTACATCTGAAGAGGCTAAAA GTGGCTGTGTTATAAACTACAGTGAAAATAAGCCACGTAAGCAGTGGAACAAGGAAACGCCTCAGACCCTGATGAACATTCTCAGTAACGCAGATGTCAGCTTAGCATTTAAAACATACACAATTTATAAACCAG cttctaaaaatatatttagaggTCCACTTTCGGATGAAACGGAAGCATCTGATGAAGTAGATGGTGAACATGAAGCTGTTGTCATAGATTCTGAGAGACTTGAGCCTAGATCTGATGAAGATGACACGTATGTCCAAATGACGTCCtcgtatttttgttttctttggttccTCAAAGTGATTCTTCCAAAAAGacattctcctgaaaaaaaatatttttctcagcaTCTAAATCCATCCCTCTCTTACATAATGATGTTAAAATTTACTGGCATTGATATTTTACAGGTTTTATTTGCTATATTTATAGTTATTGATGGTGTTGAGATTAAACAGGTTGCTTGTTATGAGCAGATATGCGAATAA
- the NEK3 gene encoding serine/threonine-protein kinase Nek3 isoform X4, translating to MEEYKVLRVLGEGSFGRALLVHHRISDQKYAMKEIRLPMSSSDVENSRKEAVLLAKMKHPNIVAYKESFEADGHLYIVMEYCDDGDLMQKIKHQRGKLFPEDTILHWFVQMCLGVKHIHDKRVLHRDIKSKNVFLTQNGKVKLGDFGSARLLAHPVSYACTYVGTPYYVPPEIWESMPYNNKSDIWSLGCILYELCTLRHPFQANSWKHLILKICKGSYNPLPSHYSYELHYLIKQMFKRNPKNRPSASTILARGCLTKLIKNCLPSEMTNEFEQVLKETTKHEGNAARPEGNVMAGGGSNNMKENRQSKDESKPSPLEKKNITKDLSESTKEQRKSDEEVETSDILPGITNLPHPHRRQWEKRISNTVVDVLENASLLSSSFTSEEAKSGCVINYSENKPRKQWNKETPQTLMNILSNADVSLAFKTYTIYKPASKNIFRGPLSDETEASDEVDGEHEAVVIDSERLEPRSDEDDTDFEEDDPDWVSELKMISKHSD from the exons ATGGAAGAATACAAAGTGTTGAGAGTACTGGGAGAGGGATCCTTTGGCAGAGCTCTCCTAGTTCATCATAGAATCAGTGACCAGAAATATGCAATGAAGGAGATAAGACTTCCCATG TCTTCATCTGATGTAGAGAACTCTAGGAAGGAAGCAGTTCTTTTGGCTAAAATGAAACATCCGAATATTGTTGCCTATAAAGAATCATTTGAAG CTGATGGACATCTGTATATAGTGATGGAATATTGTGATGATGGAGATCTGATGCAAAAGATTAAACACCAAAGAGGAAAGTTGTTTCCTGAAGATACG ATCCTTCACTGGTTTGTGCAGATGTGCCTGGGTGTGAAGCACATTCATGATAAACGTGTGTTGCACAGGGATATCAAATCCAAG AACGTTTTCCTCACTCAAAATGGAAAAGTCAAATTGGGAGATTTTGGATCTGCACGCCTTCTTGCACA TCCAGTGTCATATGCTTGCACGTATGTGGGAACTCCTTATTACGTACCTCCAGAAATATGGGAAAGCATGCCATACAACAACAAAAG TGATATATGGTCTCTGGGATGTATTCTATATGAGCTGTGCACTCTTAGACATCCA tttcaAGCCAATAGCTGGAAACATCTCATCCTTAAGATATGCAAAGGGTCCTACAATCCACTACCATCTCACTATTCCTATGAACTTCATTACTTAATAAAACAGATGTTTAAGAGAAATCCCAAGAATCGTCCATCAGCCAGTACTATTCTTGCAAGAGGTTGCTTAACCAAACTTATAAAAAATTGTTTGCCTTCTGAG ATGACAAATGAGTTTGAGCAGGTATTGAAGGAAACCACAAAACATGAAGGCAATGCAGCGAGACCAGAGG GTAATGTCATGGCTGGTGGAGGCTCaaataatatgaaagaaaatagg caaagtaaAGATGAAAGCAAGCCTAGCCccttagagaagaaaaatattactaaGGATTTGAGTGAAAGCACAAAGGAACAAAGGAAATCTGATGAAGAGG TAGAAACTTCTGACATCCTCCCAGGAATTACTAATTTGCCACATCCCCATAGGAGGCAATGGGAAAAGAGGATTTCCAATACAGTAGTGGATGTCCTGGAAAATGCATCCTTACTTTCTTCCAGTTTTACATCTGAAGAGGCTAAAA GTGGCTGTGTTATAAACTACAGTGAAAATAAGCCACGTAAGCAGTGGAACAAGGAAACGCCTCAGACCCTGATGAACATTCTCAGTAACGCAGATGTCAGCTTAGCATTTAAAACATACACAATTTATAAACCAG cttctaaaaatatatttagaggTCCACTTTCGGATGAAACGGAAGCATCTGATGAAGTAGATGGTGAACATGAAGCTGTTGTCATAGATTCTGAGAGACTTGAGCCTAGATCTGATGAAGATGACAC gGACTTCGAGGAAGATGACCCAGACTGGGTGTCAGAACTGAAAATGATATCGAAACACAGTGACTGA
- the NEK3 gene encoding serine/threonine-protein kinase Nek3 isoform X5, producing the protein MEEYKVLRVLGEGSFGRALLVHHRISDQKYAMKEIRLPMSSSDVENSRKEAVLLAKMKHPNIVAYKESFEADGHLYIVMEYCDDGDLMQKIKHQRGKLFPEDTILHWFVQMCLGVKHIHDKRVLHRDIKSKNVFLTQNGKVKLGDFGSARLLAHPVSYACTYVGTPYYVPPEIWESMPYNNKSDIWSLGCILYELCTLRHPFQANSWKHLILKICKGSYNPLPSHYSYELHYLIKQMFKRNPKNRPSASTILARGCLTKLIKNCLPSEMTNEFEQVLKETTKHEGNAARPEGNVMAGGGSNNMKENRQSKDESKPSPLEKKNITKDLSESTKEQRKSDEEVETSDILPGITNLPHPHRRQWEKRISNTVVDVLENASLLSSSFTSEEAKSGCVINYSENKPRKQWNKETPQTLMNILSNADVSLAFKTYTIYKPVCPMKCGITEM; encoded by the exons ATGGAAGAATACAAAGTGTTGAGAGTACTGGGAGAGGGATCCTTTGGCAGAGCTCTCCTAGTTCATCATAGAATCAGTGACCAGAAATATGCAATGAAGGAGATAAGACTTCCCATG TCTTCATCTGATGTAGAGAACTCTAGGAAGGAAGCAGTTCTTTTGGCTAAAATGAAACATCCGAATATTGTTGCCTATAAAGAATCATTTGAAG CTGATGGACATCTGTATATAGTGATGGAATATTGTGATGATGGAGATCTGATGCAAAAGATTAAACACCAAAGAGGAAAGTTGTTTCCTGAAGATACG ATCCTTCACTGGTTTGTGCAGATGTGCCTGGGTGTGAAGCACATTCATGATAAACGTGTGTTGCACAGGGATATCAAATCCAAG AACGTTTTCCTCACTCAAAATGGAAAAGTCAAATTGGGAGATTTTGGATCTGCACGCCTTCTTGCACA TCCAGTGTCATATGCTTGCACGTATGTGGGAACTCCTTATTACGTACCTCCAGAAATATGGGAAAGCATGCCATACAACAACAAAAG TGATATATGGTCTCTGGGATGTATTCTATATGAGCTGTGCACTCTTAGACATCCA tttcaAGCCAATAGCTGGAAACATCTCATCCTTAAGATATGCAAAGGGTCCTACAATCCACTACCATCTCACTATTCCTATGAACTTCATTACTTAATAAAACAGATGTTTAAGAGAAATCCCAAGAATCGTCCATCAGCCAGTACTATTCTTGCAAGAGGTTGCTTAACCAAACTTATAAAAAATTGTTTGCCTTCTGAG ATGACAAATGAGTTTGAGCAGGTATTGAAGGAAACCACAAAACATGAAGGCAATGCAGCGAGACCAGAGG GTAATGTCATGGCTGGTGGAGGCTCaaataatatgaaagaaaatagg caaagtaaAGATGAAAGCAAGCCTAGCCccttagagaagaaaaatattactaaGGATTTGAGTGAAAGCACAAAGGAACAAAGGAAATCTGATGAAGAGG TAGAAACTTCTGACATCCTCCCAGGAATTACTAATTTGCCACATCCCCATAGGAGGCAATGGGAAAAGAGGATTTCCAATACAGTAGTGGATGTCCTGGAAAATGCATCCTTACTTTCTTCCAGTTTTACATCTGAAGAGGCTAAAA GTGGCTGTGTTATAAACTACAGTGAAAATAAGCCACGTAAGCAGTGGAACAAGGAAACGCCTCAGACCCTGATGAACATTCTCAGTAACGCAGATGTCAGCTTAGCATTTAAAACATACACAATTTATAAACCAG tttgcccGATGAAATGTGGGATTACAGAAATGTGA
- the NEK3 gene encoding serine/threonine-protein kinase Nek3 isoform X2, whose protein sequence is MEEYKVLRVLGEGSFGRALLVHHRISDQKYAMKEIRLPMSSSDVENSRKEAVLLAKMKHPNIVAYKESFEADGHLYIVMEYCDDGDLMQKIKHQRGKLFPEDTILHWFVQMCLGVKHIHDKRVLHRDIKSKNVFLTQNGKVKLGDFGSARLLAHDIWSLGCILYELCTLRHPFQANSWKHLILKICKGSYNPLPSHYSYELHYLIKQMFKRNPKNRPSASTILARGCLTKLIKNCLPSEMTNEFEQVLKETTKHEGNAARPEGNVMAGGGSNNMKENRQSKDESKPSPLEKKNITKDLSESTKEQRKSDEEVETSDILPGITNLPHPHRRQWEKRISNTVVDVLENASLLSSSFTSEEAKSGCVINYSENKPRKQWNKETPQTLMNILSNADVSLAFKTYTIYKPASKNIFRGPLSDETEASDEVDGEHEAVVIDSERLEPRSDEDDTYVQMTSSYFCFLWFLKVILPKRHSPEKKYFSQHLNPSLSYIMMLKFTGIDILQVLFAIFIVIDGVEIKQVACYEQICE, encoded by the exons ATGGAAGAATACAAAGTGTTGAGAGTACTGGGAGAGGGATCCTTTGGCAGAGCTCTCCTAGTTCATCATAGAATCAGTGACCAGAAATATGCAATGAAGGAGATAAGACTTCCCATG TCTTCATCTGATGTAGAGAACTCTAGGAAGGAAGCAGTTCTTTTGGCTAAAATGAAACATCCGAATATTGTTGCCTATAAAGAATCATTTGAAG CTGATGGACATCTGTATATAGTGATGGAATATTGTGATGATGGAGATCTGATGCAAAAGATTAAACACCAAAGAGGAAAGTTGTTTCCTGAAGATACG ATCCTTCACTGGTTTGTGCAGATGTGCCTGGGTGTGAAGCACATTCATGATAAACGTGTGTTGCACAGGGATATCAAATCCAAG AACGTTTTCCTCACTCAAAATGGAAAAGTCAAATTGGGAGATTTTGGATCTGCACGCCTTCTTGCACA TGATATATGGTCTCTGGGATGTATTCTATATGAGCTGTGCACTCTTAGACATCCA tttcaAGCCAATAGCTGGAAACATCTCATCCTTAAGATATGCAAAGGGTCCTACAATCCACTACCATCTCACTATTCCTATGAACTTCATTACTTAATAAAACAGATGTTTAAGAGAAATCCCAAGAATCGTCCATCAGCCAGTACTATTCTTGCAAGAGGTTGCTTAACCAAACTTATAAAAAATTGTTTGCCTTCTGAG ATGACAAATGAGTTTGAGCAGGTATTGAAGGAAACCACAAAACATGAAGGCAATGCAGCGAGACCAGAGG GTAATGTCATGGCTGGTGGAGGCTCaaataatatgaaagaaaatagg caaagtaaAGATGAAAGCAAGCCTAGCCccttagagaagaaaaatattactaaGGATTTGAGTGAAAGCACAAAGGAACAAAGGAAATCTGATGAAGAGG TAGAAACTTCTGACATCCTCCCAGGAATTACTAATTTGCCACATCCCCATAGGAGGCAATGGGAAAAGAGGATTTCCAATACAGTAGTGGATGTCCTGGAAAATGCATCCTTACTTTCTTCCAGTTTTACATCTGAAGAGGCTAAAA GTGGCTGTGTTATAAACTACAGTGAAAATAAGCCACGTAAGCAGTGGAACAAGGAAACGCCTCAGACCCTGATGAACATTCTCAGTAACGCAGATGTCAGCTTAGCATTTAAAACATACACAATTTATAAACCAG cttctaaaaatatatttagaggTCCACTTTCGGATGAAACGGAAGCATCTGATGAAGTAGATGGTGAACATGAAGCTGTTGTCATAGATTCTGAGAGACTTGAGCCTAGATCTGATGAAGATGACACGTATGTCCAAATGACGTCCtcgtatttttgttttctttggttccTCAAAGTGATTCTTCCAAAAAGacattctcctgaaaaaaaatatttttctcagcaTCTAAATCCATCCCTCTCTTACATAATGATGTTAAAATTTACTGGCATTGATATTTTACAGGTTTTATTTGCTATATTTATAGTTATTGATGGTGTTGAGATTAAACAGGTTGCTTGTTATGAGCAGATATGCGAATAA